The Acetivibrio saccincola genome window below encodes:
- a CDS encoding isocitrate/isopropylmalate dehydrogenase family protein has protein sequence MYKITLIPGDGIGPEVAFAAKKIIDSAGVKIHWDIQNAGIDVMEEFGTPLPGHVIDSIKKNKVALKGPITTPVGEGFRSVNVTLRKELDLYTNLRPVKTYKGIPTRYDDIDLVIVRENTEDLYVGIEHMVGDDAAESIKIFTRKGCERIVRYAFEYARREGREKVTAVHKANIMKYTDGMFLAIAKDIAKEYPDIEFEEMIVDAMCMRLVQVPETYDVLVLPNLYGDIVSDLCAGLVGGMGFAPGANIGSEYAVFEAVHGSAPDIAGKNIANPTALILSGVHMLRHIGEVEASNKIERALSRVLEEGKVLTKDIGGNASTTEFTDYIISKMSA, from the coding sequence ATGTATAAAATAACCTTAATACCAGGGGATGGTATAGGACCGGAAGTTGCATTTGCAGCAAAGAAAATAATTGATTCTGCAGGTGTAAAAATTCATTGGGATATTCAAAATGCCGGAATTGATGTAATGGAGGAGTTTGGAACGCCTCTTCCGGGGCATGTTATTGATTCTATAAAAAAGAATAAAGTTGCTTTGAAAGGTCCCATAACAACCCCTGTAGGGGAAGGGTTCAGGAGTGTTAATGTTACTCTTAGAAAAGAGCTTGATCTTTATACAAATTTAAGACCGGTGAAGACTTACAAGGGGATACCCACCAGATATGACGATATTGACCTTGTCATAGTCAGGGAAAACACTGAAGATTTGTATGTGGGAATTGAACATATGGTGGGGGATGACGCAGCGGAGAGCATAAAAATATTTACACGCAAAGGCTGTGAAAGAATAGTAAGGTATGCATTTGAATATGCAAGAAGGGAAGGAAGAGAAAAAGTAACAGCAGTTCACAAGGCTAATATTATGAAATATACCGATGGTATGTTTCTTGCCATTGCAAAGGATATAGCTAAAGAGTATCCGGATATAGAATTTGAAGAGATGATTGTTGACGCAATGTGCATGAGGCTTGTACAAGTGCCTGAAACATACGATGTTTTGGTTCTTCCTAACCTTTACGGGGATATAGTGTCTGATTTGTGTGCAGGGCTTGTCGGCGGTATGGGCTTTGCACCGGGAGCCAATATAGGAAGTGAATATGCTGTTTTTGAAGCAGTTCATGGCAGTGCACCGGATATAGCAGGGAAAAATATTGCAAATCCTACAGCATTGATTTTATCCGGAGTACATATGTTAAGACATATAGGTGAAGTGGAAGCTTCAAACAAAATAGAAAGAGCTTTGTCCCGCGTATTAGAAGAAGGAAAAGTACTCACTAAAGACATAGGTGGGAATGCGTCTACAACTGAGTTTACAGACTATATTATTTCTAAAATGTCTGCCTGA
- a CDS encoding alpha/beta fold hydrolase has product MVVFVPGFLGTEIYEKGIIDIKLWPVIDPLLHRRMALNANGEPDTDFHGNYTTYPGEVFETYWPFLGGHNQTKIFLDKLRDAGINVVKVPYDWRLDFSHKNTMKAVEDGIDSALAYSKGKPVTIIAHSAGGLVARYYLLKNPDAPVANFINIGTPNLGTPRAMKSLVMGDNLGVPILVNGICKKMVRNMLSVYQLLPGETFVNVYNEIYKDFNYTTFYYDEYNSITDYNATKKYIEDNYNADLFRQGMLFRSEIENNKLNASINEYRFVGYRRSNIMQIIREKREKDEKGSIVPFKIKEEDKYKMLFGIGDGVVPIKSADMNDDNAKVYYFDLSHMGLLSNSVVRRLEGRAVRKRNYTKIHDLIIDIVKGREVESPEKFLPFNVNISQLN; this is encoded by the coding sequence GTGGTAGTTTTTGTTCCAGGTTTTCTTGGTACAGAAATTTATGAAAAAGGGATTATAGATATAAAATTATGGCCTGTAATTGATCCCTTGCTGCACAGGAGGATGGCTCTCAACGCTAATGGAGAGCCTGATACTGATTTTCATGGAAATTATACCACATATCCCGGAGAGGTATTTGAAACTTATTGGCCTTTTCTTGGAGGGCACAATCAGACTAAAATATTTTTAGATAAATTGAGAGACGCAGGAATTAATGTGGTTAAGGTTCCTTATGACTGGAGACTGGATTTTTCCCATAAAAATACAATGAAGGCAGTTGAGGATGGAATTGATTCTGCCCTGGCATATAGCAAAGGGAAGCCTGTTACAATAATTGCACATAGTGCAGGAGGGCTTGTGGCAAGATACTATCTATTGAAAAATCCGGATGCACCGGTGGCAAATTTTATTAATATTGGTACACCTAATCTTGGAACTCCAAGGGCAATGAAAAGTTTAGTAATGGGGGATAATTTAGGTGTTCCCATACTGGTAAACGGGATTTGCAAAAAGATGGTGCGGAATATGCTTTCAGTGTACCAGCTTTTACCCGGAGAGACATTTGTAAATGTATATAATGAAATTTATAAAGATTTCAATTATACTACTTTTTATTATGATGAATATAATAGCATTACAGATTACAATGCTACAAAAAAATATATAGAAGACAACTACAATGCTGATTTGTTCAGGCAGGGAATGCTTTTTAGGAGTGAAATTGAAAATAATAAGTTAAATGCTTCTATTAATGAATATAGATTTGTAGGATACAGGCGTTCAAATATTATGCAAATCATCAGAGAAAAAAGGGAAAAGGATGAAAAAGGCAGTATAGTTCCTTTTAAAATAAAAGAAGAGGATAAATACAAAATGCTTTTTGGTATCGGAGACGGGGTGGTACCCATTAAAAGTGCCGATATGAATGATGATAATGCCAAAGTTTATTATTTTGACTTATCACATATGGGACTTTTATCTAACAGTGTGGTAAGAAGGCTTGAAGGCAGAGCGGTAAGAAAAAGGAATTATACTAAAATCCATGATTTAATTATTGATATTGTAAAAGGCAGGGAAGTTGAAAGTCCTGAAAAATTTCTCCCCTTTAATGTTAATATATCACAGCTGAATTAA